In one window of Bacteriovorax sp. BAL6_X DNA:
- a CDS encoding LptF/LptG family permease, whose amino-acid sequence MDAVKKIKDLIPTKIFQRYLASNFIVPFTMSLTFFVAFLLTTQLFKFMRLVTKKGVGILQFLEILGHISISFIPMATPLSILFAMIYTLNKLSEDSEIVALRAMGINKHRIFSPFFIISILIAASVVSLNTNMIPTSKKIFRNTFKQLGSKGILTDIKKEQFFTEIPGVILFAEDVKEEGKVLENVFLRISSKNSVDKVIMAKKGVLNKPKVDGDSIGLNIRFDFFNGSIISIDKEGHEIEKILFETYEYPIVTSQSFSTVNKASMMSSNELRRHLRKLNGQLKQAKTKRIKDNLEDDIRKGSIEYWGRYTIPIQCIIFALLGFVFGVKKGRGATRNTSALALLVTIIYYALYFSGVSLAKKNNVPIPLVLFLPAVITGAIGISYYKKIDWNS is encoded by the coding sequence ATGGACGCAGTCAAAAAGATTAAAGATTTAATCCCAACGAAGATATTTCAAAGATACCTTGCGTCAAATTTTATTGTACCATTTACGATGAGTCTTACATTCTTTGTTGCTTTCCTCTTAACGACACAACTCTTCAAATTCATGAGGCTTGTGACGAAAAAAGGGGTAGGAATCTTACAATTTTTAGAAATTCTTGGCCATATTTCGATTAGTTTCATCCCAATGGCGACTCCACTGTCAATTCTCTTTGCCATGATTTATACACTAAATAAATTAAGTGAAGACTCTGAAATTGTTGCCTTAAGGGCCATGGGAATAAATAAACATCGAATTTTTTCTCCTTTTTTCATTATTTCAATTCTAATTGCCGCTTCGGTTGTATCTCTGAATACAAATATGATTCCAACATCTAAGAAAATTTTTAGAAACACCTTTAAGCAACTTGGCTCAAAGGGGATTCTAACTGATATAAAAAAAGAACAATTTTTTACTGAAATTCCAGGAGTTATTCTATTTGCTGAAGATGTAAAAGAAGAAGGGAAGGTACTGGAGAATGTATTTTTAAGAATTTCCTCAAAAAATAGTGTTGATAAAGTTATTATGGCCAAAAAGGGAGTTCTAAATAAACCAAAAGTTGATGGTGACTCTATAGGCCTTAATATTCGTTTTGACTTCTTTAATGGCAGTATTATTTCAATAGATAAAGAGGGACATGAGATAGAAAAAATTCTTTTTGAAACTTATGAGTATCCAATTGTTACTAGTCAAAGCTTTTCAACTGTTAATAAGGCCAGCATGATGTCATCTAATGAGCTTAGAAGACATCTTAGAAAATTGAACGGCCAGCTCAAGCAAGCGAAGACAAAGAGAATTAAAGATAATCTTGAAGATGATATTAGAAAGGGAAGTATTGAATATTGGGGACGTTATACGATACCAATTCAATGTATTATTTTCGCTCTTCTAGGCTTTGTTTTTGGTGTAAAGAAGGGACGTGGAGCGACAAGAAATACAAGTGCGCTGGCTCTTCTTGTGACGATTATCTACTACGCACTCTACTTTTCAGGGGTGTCCTTGGCCAAGAAAAATAATGTTCCAATCCCCCTAGTCCTGTTTTTACCAGCGGTAATTACAGGAGCTATAGGAATTAGTTATTATAAAAAAATAGATTGGAATTCTTAG
- a CDS encoding lipopolysaccharide assembly protein LapB translates to MKQTTVTFLFATLIGIMTTSCSSSQKSEQLKKAELFYTYGTQKMIDKDYSQALEALENANQLKPNDTKTLNNLGLAYYFKNRPEKAKFYFKQAIEVDNKNSDARNNIASIYFKEGDYNKAEEQYKVVLKDLIYRYNYRVKYNLSLIELKKGNKEAAIKYLQQVIGYTLDYCPAPFQLAMIYKKDGNIKDAIKNLNIATTGECKKEIAPKFELAEIYRSLGESKKALPLYNEIIEQFPRTDYAKRSLVIKNNLMKNVYYSNKFETDNL, encoded by the coding sequence ATGAAACAGACAACAGTTACTTTTCTATTTGCAACATTAATTGGAATCATGACAACTTCTTGTTCTTCAAGTCAGAAATCTGAACAGTTGAAAAAAGCAGAACTCTTCTATACATATGGCACTCAAAAGATGATTGATAAGGATTACTCTCAAGCACTTGAAGCCTTAGAGAACGCCAACCAATTAAAGCCGAATGATACAAAGACGCTAAACAATCTTGGTCTTGCTTATTATTTCAAAAATAGACCTGAAAAAGCTAAGTTCTATTTCAAACAAGCAATTGAAGTAGATAATAAGAACTCTGATGCCAGAAATAACATCGCTTCAATCTACTTCAAGGAAGGTGACTATAATAAGGCCGAAGAGCAGTATAAAGTTGTTCTTAAAGATCTTATCTATCGCTACAACTACCGAGTAAAGTACAACCTATCTCTAATTGAACTAAAGAAAGGAAATAAAGAAGCGGCCATAAAATACCTTCAACAAGTAATAGGCTATACTTTAGACTATTGTCCGGCTCCATTTCAACTTGCCATGATTTACAAGAAAGATGGAAATATTAAAGATGCTATTAAGAATTTAAATATTGCAACAACTGGTGAGTGTAAAAAAGAAATTGCACCTAAGTTTGAACTTGCAGAGATTTATCGCTCTCTTGGAGAAAGTAAAAAGGCGTTACCTCTTTATAATGAGATCATTGAGCAGTTTCCAAGAACTGATTATGCGAAAAGAAGTTTAGTAATAAAAAATAATCTAATGAAGAACGTTTATTATTCAAACAAATTTGAAACTGATAATTTATAA
- a CDS encoding helix-turn-helix domain-containing protein, producing MEQEVAKEAPNLSLGQYLQKARDKKDLSIEAVSRHTRINLTNLSALEADDIERLPNIAYVRGFVKTLAKTYDIDAEEATKKLEELYGEIASEKSQPLEADDFPQANVEKKQDLVKKEVQISDSLKYKLLGVVAAFSIGIFVYINLDKSKEVDTGEDTKEVVLEAQVLDENTPMQDSAVDETTNDLVDEETPSQEIEEKKPEVVETKVEEKPAEEKPVEKKEEKEKELSFYNLPSPLFAFKDISEEEKNEIIPANIRAAFEEDKQNIFLKAMTGDSWIVYKSDNDPIKKFTLKEGRYLLIKGDQVLLRLGNIDALNVFYNGELLGMSSRSGVKSLVFPVEIAKDHKLPLFIFDKNGGVKTSKQYLEEKANSQN from the coding sequence ATGGAACAGGAAGTTGCAAAAGAAGCCCCAAATCTATCTTTAGGTCAGTACCTACAAAAGGCCAGAGATAAGAAAGATCTAAGTATCGAAGCAGTAAGCAGACATACAAGAATTAATCTTACCAACCTATCGGCACTTGAAGCAGATGACATTGAAAGGCTTCCTAATATTGCATATGTAAGAGGGTTTGTTAAAACTCTAGCAAAGACTTACGACATCGATGCAGAGGAAGCGACAAAAAAACTTGAAGAGCTTTACGGAGAGATCGCAAGCGAGAAGTCGCAACCTCTTGAAGCAGATGACTTCCCTCAGGCCAATGTTGAAAAGAAACAAGACCTTGTAAAAAAAGAAGTTCAGATTTCTGATTCATTAAAATACAAATTGCTTGGCGTTGTAGCGGCCTTTTCAATAGGTATCTTTGTTTACATAAACCTCGATAAATCTAAAGAAGTAGACACAGGAGAAGATACTAAGGAAGTTGTTCTTGAGGCGCAGGTCTTAGATGAGAACACTCCTATGCAAGATTCGGCAGTTGATGAAACAACAAATGATCTTGTGGATGAAGAAACTCCATCTCAAGAAATTGAGGAAAAGAAGCCCGAAGTAGTTGAGACAAAAGTAGAAGAAAAACCCGCAGAAGAAAAACCTGTTGAGAAAAAAGAAGAAAAGGAAAAAGAGCTAAGCTTTTACAATTTACCTTCTCCTCTCTTTGCCTTCAAGGACATCTCAGAAGAAGAAAAAAATGAAATCATCCCAGCTAATATAAGAGCAGCTTTTGAAGAGGACAAGCAAAACATCTTTCTAAAGGCAATGACTGGTGACTCTTGGATTGTTTATAAGAGTGATAATGATCCAATTAAGAAGTTCACTCTAAAAGAGGGACGCTACTTACTAATTAAAGGTGACCAAGTTCTTCTTCGTCTTGGAAATATTGATGCATTAAATGTTTTCTATAATGGAGAACTACTTGGAATGTCTTCACGTTCAGGTGTTAAAAGTTTAGTTTTTCCTGTAGAGATCGCAAAAGATCACAAACTCCCACTTTTTATTTTTGATAAAAACGGTGGCGTCAAAACTTCTAAGCAATACTTAGAGGAAAAAGCAAACTCTCAAAACTAA
- a CDS encoding tRNA (cytidine(34)-2'-O)-methyltransferase, protein MSSNAIFNIVLYAPDIPGNTGSIGRTCIALGARLVLIKPYGFDLSEKAVRRAGLDYWKHVEVAEYENWEEFLDNEKPQEEDLFFYTKTAKENHFYGRNYSNGCYLVFGSETKGLPKHIFDSHPNRLFCLPMFSEHVRSLNLSNVATAVAYEALRVIQY, encoded by the coding sequence GTGAGTAGTAACGCAATTTTTAATATTGTTCTATATGCGCCAGATATTCCCGGAAACACCGGGAGTATTGGGCGCACTTGTATCGCTCTTGGTGCAAGACTTGTCCTTATAAAACCTTATGGTTTTGATCTTTCAGAGAAGGCCGTTAGACGAGCAGGACTTGATTACTGGAAACACGTTGAAGTTGCCGAATATGAAAACTGGGAAGAATTTCTTGATAATGAAAAACCACAAGAAGAAGATCTATTCTTCTATACAAAGACTGCTAAAGAAAACCACTTCTATGGCCGTAACTACTCTAATGGTTGTTACTTAGTCTTTGGTTCCGAAACAAAAGGGCTACCAAAACATATCTTTGATAGCCACCCTAATCGATTATTTTGTCTTCCGATGTTTTCAGAGCATGTGAGATCGTTGAACCTCTCAAATGTGGCCACGGCCGTAGCCTACGAAGCATTAAGAGTTATTCAATACTAA
- a CDS encoding leucyl aminopeptidase, translating into MKFTLNLNSKESSSADCYVIGAYSTMTKKAKKEVATVALTGWPKELKATFESMSSSEDYTGAKGTTYSFNHYGSDVLVIGLGDKTKVTTEDIRKELAKAYKTVSKYKKVAVAFDTFTYKSKKEESLAILVEAFEMTAYKFDKYLSDSKPAKLKEVIIDTAEKAAKKKEFDKAIKNAQIVAESVNVARDFVNEPPNVLRSTEYAKRVKKDVEGMAGVKCKIMGRKELKKEKMDLFLSVNDGSAFDAQLVHLTYTPSKATKNTKHIAFVGKGLVFDTGGYSLKPGGSMMNMKFDMAGSATVYAAFRAAAKMKLPVKITCILGMTDNAVNSKATMPDSIVKARNGKTVEILNTDAEGRLVLADCLDYACDQKPDAIIDAATLTGACLMALGTEVCGLMSNDKKLASSLLKAADSADEYMWELPIIPEWQKDMKGTISDLKNIGGSRWGGTAKAAAFLQEFIKNDIAWAHLDIAGVGDSQSHLPYCPPKGASGTVIRSLVEYLKQK; encoded by the coding sequence ATGAAATTCACTTTGAATTTAAATTCTAAAGAAAGTTCAAGTGCTGATTGCTATGTAATTGGTGCTTACTCGACAATGACTAAGAAAGCGAAAAAAGAAGTTGCAACTGTAGCACTTACAGGTTGGCCAAAAGAGCTTAAGGCTACTTTTGAATCAATGAGCAGCTCAGAAGACTACACTGGAGCGAAAGGAACAACTTACTCATTTAACCACTATGGTAGCGATGTTTTAGTTATTGGTCTTGGTGACAAGACTAAAGTAACAACTGAAGATATTAGAAAAGAGTTAGCAAAAGCTTATAAAACAGTTTCTAAATACAAGAAAGTTGCTGTAGCTTTTGACACTTTCACTTACAAGTCAAAGAAAGAAGAGTCTCTAGCTATTCTAGTTGAAGCTTTCGAAATGACTGCATATAAGTTTGATAAGTACCTTTCTGACTCAAAGCCAGCAAAGCTTAAAGAAGTAATTATCGATACTGCTGAAAAAGCAGCTAAAAAGAAAGAATTTGATAAAGCTATCAAAAACGCACAAATCGTTGCTGAGTCTGTAAACGTTGCTCGTGACTTCGTAAACGAGCCACCAAATGTTCTTCGTTCAACAGAATACGCTAAGCGTGTTAAAAAAGATGTTGAAGGAATGGCCGGTGTAAAATGTAAGATCATGGGTAGAAAAGAACTTAAGAAAGAAAAAATGGATCTTTTCCTATCTGTTAACGACGGTTCTGCATTTGATGCTCAGTTAGTTCACCTAACTTACACTCCTTCAAAAGCAACTAAGAACACTAAGCACATCGCTTTCGTAGGAAAGGGACTTGTTTTTGATACTGGTGGATACTCACTTAAGCCAGGTGGTTCAATGATGAATATGAAGTTTGATATGGCCGGTTCAGCAACTGTTTACGCTGCATTTAGAGCTGCTGCTAAAATGAAACTTCCAGTTAAAATCACTTGTATCCTAGGTATGACTGATAACGCAGTTAACTCTAAAGCAACAATGCCAGACTCAATTGTAAAAGCTAGAAATGGTAAAACAGTTGAAATTCTAAACACTGATGCTGAAGGACGTTTAGTTCTTGCTGACTGTCTAGACTATGCTTGTGACCAAAAACCAGATGCAATCATCGACGCTGCTACACTTACAGGGGCATGTCTAATGGCACTTGGTACTGAGGTTTGTGGTCTTATGTCAAATGACAAGAAACTGGCTTCTAGCCTACTAAAAGCTGCAGACTCTGCAGATGAGTATATGTGGGAACTTCCAATTATCCCTGAGTGGCAAAAAGATATGAAAGGAACTATTTCAGACCTTAAGAATATCGGTGGTTCACGTTGGGGTGGGACAGCTAAAGCAGCAGCATTCCTACAAGAATTCATTAAAAATGACATTGCTTGGGCACACCTTGATATCGCAGGTGTTGGAGATTCTCAATCTCACTTACCATACTGTCCACCAAAAGGTGCTTCAGGAACTGTGATCAGATCTCTTGTTGAGTACTTAAAGCAAAAATAA